One Nonomuraea angiospora DNA segment encodes these proteins:
- a CDS encoding substrate-binding domain-containing protein produces MPMLAPLVRSGLRLRTTLGLSDDLLADLAAGRLDLVISTIRPRVRGVQADPLYDEEFLLVAAPSLALAGVGPRELAAAPLVAYAEDLPIVRRYWRSVFGRRPAMAAQVVIPDLRGVLSAVRAGMGVSVLPAYLCRRDLAAGTLVTLAEPDEAPINTGYLAVRSGALAKPAVARVRAHLIEAFRAAPTY; encoded by the coding sequence ATGCCGATGCTCGCCCCGCTGGTGCGCTCGGGGCTGCGGCTGCGTACGACGCTCGGGCTGTCCGACGACCTCCTGGCGGACCTCGCGGCCGGGCGCCTGGACCTGGTGATCTCCACGATCCGGCCCCGGGTGCGCGGCGTGCAGGCGGACCCCCTCTACGACGAGGAGTTCCTGCTGGTCGCCGCCCCGTCCCTGGCGCTCGCCGGAGTGGGGCCGAGGGAGCTGGCGGCGGCGCCGCTGGTGGCCTACGCCGAGGACCTGCCCATCGTGCGCCGCTACTGGCGCTCCGTGTTCGGCAGGCGGCCCGCGATGGCGGCGCAGGTCGTCATCCCCGACCTGCGCGGCGTGCTCAGCGCCGTCAGGGCCGGGATGGGCGTCTCCGTGCTGCCCGCCTACCTGTGCCGCCGCGACCTGGCGGCGGGCACGCTCGTCACGCTGGCCGAGCCGGACGAGGCCCCGATCAACACCGGCTACCTGGCCGTCCGCTCGGGCGCGCTGGCCAAGCCCGCGGTGGCCAGGGTACGCGCGCATCTCATCGAGGCGTTCCGCGCCGCCCCCACGTACTAG
- a CDS encoding type 1 glutamine amidotransferase domain-containing protein has translation MNQRILIALTSHDDLGGVEPTGYYVPEAAHPWEIFRKAGYEVDVASVRGGRPPQDGFDAGDQTQVAFLAAIEEAGTGRLADVDASRYDAVLYAGGHGTMWDFPDDPDVIRVGREVYERGGVVAAVCHGPSALVNLTLSDGSYLVAGKRVAAFTNEEERLRGVADVVPFLLADKLVERGAEHEPGATWQAQVVVDGRLATGQNPASAAPLAERVLDVLAERRD, from the coding sequence ATGAACCAGCGTATTCTCATCGCCCTGACCAGCCATGACGACCTCGGCGGCGTCGAGCCGACCGGATACTACGTCCCGGAGGCGGCCCACCCCTGGGAGATCTTCCGCAAGGCCGGCTACGAGGTGGACGTCGCCAGCGTGCGGGGCGGGCGGCCGCCCCAGGACGGGTTCGACGCAGGCGACCAGACCCAGGTGGCCTTCCTGGCCGCGATCGAGGAGGCGGGCACCGGCCGCCTCGCGGACGTCGACGCCTCCCGTTACGACGCCGTGCTCTACGCCGGAGGCCACGGCACCATGTGGGACTTCCCCGACGACCCGGACGTCATCCGCGTCGGACGCGAGGTGTACGAGCGGGGCGGCGTGGTGGCTGCGGTCTGCCACGGCCCGTCCGCGCTGGTGAACCTGACCCTCTCCGACGGCTCGTACCTGGTGGCGGGCAAGCGGGTGGCGGCCTTCACCAACGAGGAGGAGCGGCTGCGCGGCGTGGCCGACGTGGTGCCTTTCCTGCTGGCGGACAAACTGGTGGAGCGTGGCGCCGAGCACGAGCCGGGCGCCACCTGGCAGGCTCAGGTCGTGGTGGACGGCAGGCTCGCCACCGGCCAGAACCCGGCCAGCGCCGCGCCCCTGGCGGAGCGCGTCCTCGACGTCCTCGCCGAACGGCGGGACTGA
- a CDS encoding alpha/beta hydrolase, producing MAFHPNLDPEIRAFLERTPFPAFDTANLTPEELPEHRAQINAFLAAAPPADTDVVIEDRHVPGPDGAPDVRVRIYRPAGGGEGRPGLYWIHGGGMIIGTPEIDEAMMIGYVEELGCVAVSVDYRLAPENPHPAPVEDCYAGLVWTAKAAGELGIDPARIAVGGASAGGGLAAATVLLARDRGGPDVAFQLLVCPMLDDRNITPSSHEFTEAVVWDRSANLFGWTALLGDRIGTDDVPPYAAPARATDLAGLPPAFIDVGELEVFRDEDVDYALRLSQAGVSTELHLYPGAFHGFDGMVPDAELSKRARAARLAALKRAYGL from the coding sequence ATGGCATTCCACCCCAACCTCGACCCGGAGATCCGCGCCTTTCTCGAGCGGACACCGTTCCCGGCGTTCGACACGGCGAACCTGACGCCCGAGGAGCTGCCCGAGCATCGTGCGCAGATCAACGCGTTCCTCGCCGCCGCGCCGCCGGCCGACACCGACGTGGTGATCGAGGACCGGCACGTGCCGGGCCCCGACGGCGCTCCCGACGTGCGGGTACGGATCTACCGCCCGGCGGGCGGCGGCGAGGGGCGGCCGGGTCTGTACTGGATCCACGGCGGGGGGATGATCATCGGCACGCCCGAGATCGACGAGGCGATGATGATCGGCTACGTCGAGGAGCTCGGGTGCGTGGCGGTCTCCGTCGACTACCGGCTGGCGCCCGAGAACCCCCATCCCGCGCCGGTCGAGGACTGCTACGCCGGGCTGGTGTGGACCGCCAAGGCGGCGGGCGAGCTGGGCATCGACCCGGCCAGGATCGCGGTCGGCGGCGCCAGCGCGGGCGGCGGGCTCGCCGCCGCCACCGTGCTGCTGGCCCGCGACCGGGGCGGCCCCGACGTGGCGTTCCAGCTGCTCGTCTGCCCGATGCTGGACGACCGCAACATCACCCCGTCCAGCCACGAGTTCACCGAGGCGGTGGTCTGGGACCGCAGCGCGAACCTCTTCGGCTGGACCGCCCTGCTGGGCGACCGGATCGGCACCGACGACGTGCCCCCGTACGCGGCCCCCGCCCGGGCCACGGACCTGGCCGGGCTGCCGCCGGCGTTCATCGACGTCGGCGAGCTGGAGGTGTTCAGGGACGAGGACGTCGACTACGCGCTGCGGCTGTCGCAGGCGGGCGTGTCCACCGAGCTCCACCTCTACCCGGGGGCCTTCCACGGGTTCGACGGGATGGTCCCGGACGCCGAGCTGTCCAAGCGGGCGCGGGCGGCCCGGCTGGCGGCGCTCAAGCGGGCGTACGGGCTCTAA
- a CDS encoding helix-turn-helix domain-containing protein encodes MQGLLLKLSTLDADAESAVRVIAYFDSLLRDHVSVPTLLAATARLAQCPVGLLDAATGRRTRTSPRGAVDTPAEVPAQVRELSDGLGAVWMEREGPAHGLDEIVLERYAVAAEVTLERAAALARSGQDPALVELVLSAETGEAERARALRLLGFAPSAPLQALAIALPDRGPDRGPDRGPDRGPDRGPDRGPDRGPDRGPDRGPDRGPDRGPDRGPDRELAAGLRAMGHQVRATRIGDTEAVLVATTLPRDLPEGSRVGIGPELPGARAAESWAGARTALRFTGPHDRVMRWSELGALALFADLPEPAVAELADVRAMERLGEESLAAVRALCLAGSVRGAAATVHLHHSSMAARIARAESVLGFSLADAAGRLRAHLALALVRLRANLRSGTPA; translated from the coding sequence ATGCAGGGACTGCTGCTGAAGCTGTCCACGCTCGACGCCGACGCGGAGAGCGCGGTGCGGGTGATCGCCTACTTCGACTCGCTGCTTCGCGACCACGTGAGCGTGCCCACGCTGCTCGCGGCGACGGCGCGGCTGGCGCAATGCCCGGTCGGGCTGCTCGACGCGGCCACCGGCCGCCGCACCCGCACCTCGCCCCGCGGCGCCGTGGACACGCCCGCCGAGGTCCCGGCCCAGGTCAGGGAGCTGAGCGACGGGCTCGGGGCGGTCTGGATGGAGCGCGAGGGGCCGGCGCACGGGCTCGACGAGATCGTCCTCGAACGGTACGCGGTGGCGGCCGAGGTCACCCTGGAACGCGCCGCCGCGCTGGCGCGGTCGGGACAGGACCCCGCGCTGGTGGAGCTGGTGCTGTCGGCCGAGACCGGCGAGGCCGAACGCGCCCGCGCCCTGCGCCTGCTCGGCTTCGCCCCCTCCGCCCCGCTCCAGGCCCTGGCGATCGCCCTGCCGGACCGGGGGCCGGACCGGGGGCCGGACCGGGGGCCGGACCGGGGGCCGGACCGGGGGCCGGACCGGGGGCCGGACCGGGGGCCGGACCGGGGGCCGGACCGGGGGCCGGACCGGGGGCCGGACCGGGGGCCGGACCGGGGGCCGGACCGGGAACTCGCCGCCGGCCTGCGCGCCATGGGCCACCAGGTGCGCGCCACCAGGATCGGCGACACGGAGGCGGTCCTGGTGGCGACCACCCTGCCCCGCGACCTTCCCGAGGGGTCGCGGGTGGGCATCGGGCCGGAGCTGCCGGGCGCGCGGGCGGCCGAGTCGTGGGCCGGCGCGCGGACGGCGCTCCGCTTCACCGGCCCGCACGATCGCGTGATGCGCTGGTCGGAGCTGGGGGCCCTGGCGCTGTTCGCCGACCTGCCGGAGCCGGCGGTCGCGGAGCTGGCCGACGTCCGGGCGATGGAGCGGCTCGGCGAGGAGTCCCTGGCGGCGGTGCGGGCGCTGTGCCTGGCCGGCTCGGTCCGCGGCGCGGCCGCCACCGTGCACCTGCACCACAGCTCGATGGCCGCGCGCATCGCCCGGGCCGAGTCCGTGCTGGGCTTCTCGCTCGCCGACGCGGCCGGCCGCCTGCGCGCCCACCTGGCCCTCGCCCTGGTACGGCTGCGCGCCAACCTCAGATCCGGCACGCCCGCCTGA
- a CDS encoding acyl-CoA dehydrogenase family protein has protein sequence MDLDFSPAEQGFRAEVRDWLRAHVPGPLPSMDTPEGFAAHRAWEALLADARLSVVSWPEEYGGRGASLIEWLIFEEEYWAAGAPARVTQNGIFLLGPSLMRFGTPEQRRRWLPRMARGDDVWAQAWSEPEAGSDLAALTSRAEPVPGGWRLYGHKTWSSRAAHATHGFGLFRTSGTRHKGLTYFLFPLSDVAVRPIAQLDGLPGFAELHFDGVFTPGSMVLGEVGEGWRVAMATTSSERGLTLRSPGRFLATADRLVALARSSGDPVAADRAARCWIEAEAYRLHTFATARRLMAGEEIGSAASMGKVFWSELDLRMHTLAMELLGDRAGEAGWLDGFLFSLAGPIYAGTNEIQRNIIAERVLRLPR, from the coding sequence GTGGATCTCGACTTCTCCCCGGCCGAACAGGGCTTCCGCGCCGAGGTTCGCGACTGGCTGCGCGCGCACGTGCCGGGACCGCTGCCGTCCATGGACACCCCCGAGGGCTTCGCCGCGCACCGCGCCTGGGAGGCGCTGCTGGCGGACGCGCGACTGTCCGTCGTCTCCTGGCCCGAGGAGTACGGCGGGCGCGGCGCCTCCCTGATCGAGTGGCTGATCTTCGAGGAGGAGTACTGGGCCGCCGGAGCCCCCGCCCGGGTCACCCAGAACGGCATCTTCCTGCTGGGCCCCTCGCTGATGCGCTTCGGCACGCCCGAGCAGCGCAGGCGGTGGCTGCCGAGGATGGCCAGAGGCGACGACGTGTGGGCCCAGGCCTGGTCGGAGCCGGAGGCGGGCAGCGACCTGGCCGCGCTCACCTCCCGCGCCGAGCCCGTGCCCGGCGGCTGGCGGCTGTACGGGCACAAGACCTGGAGCTCGCGGGCCGCCCACGCCACGCACGGGTTCGGCCTGTTCCGCACGTCGGGGACGCGGCACAAGGGCCTGACGTACTTCCTCTTCCCCCTCTCCGACGTCGCCGTGCGGCCGATCGCGCAGCTCGACGGGCTGCCGGGGTTCGCCGAGCTGCACTTCGACGGGGTGTTCACGCCCGGCTCGATGGTGCTCGGCGAGGTCGGCGAGGGCTGGCGGGTCGCGATGGCCACCACGTCCTCCGAACGCGGCCTCACCCTGCGCAGCCCCGGCCGCTTCCTGGCCACGGCCGACCGGCTGGTCGCGCTGGCCCGCTCCTCGGGCGACCCCGTGGCGGCCGACCGGGCCGCCAGGTGCTGGATCGAGGCGGAGGCGTACCGGCTGCACACGTTCGCGACGGCGCGGCGGCTCATGGCGGGGGAGGAGATCGGGTCCGCGGCCAGCATGGGCAAGGTGTTCTGGTCCGAGCTGGACCTGCGCATGCACACGCTGGCCATGGAGCTGCTGGGGGACCGGGCGGGGGAGGCGGGCTGGCTGGACGGGTTCCTGTTCTCGCTGGCCGGGCCCATCTACGCGGGCACGAACGAGATCCAGCGCAACATCATCGCCGAGCGGGTTCTGAGGCTGCCACGATGA
- a CDS encoding acyl-CoA dehydrogenase family protein, with the protein MNFGFTDEQLALAATVRDVLRAHCPPAALRSERRPAWEQLAGLGFFGLLLPPESDGLGLGLADVLPALEETGRACLPGPVVETAVVAPYLLPDNPKLASGALCVTVLPPGQAYAPDADLADLLLVARDGGWRLVARESARVVPRSGVDPCRPVFEVAFDDSEELGGPAAPALRRAAVATAAQLIGVARELLAVTVAYARVRTQFGAAIGSFQAVKHQLADAAVAVEFAAPLVHRAALSVDRAAGTADRDVSAAKAAAGEAAVLAARVALQAHGAIGYTEELDLRFWLARAWSLSAAYGTTAAHRERVRTAVLDGDLRRWP; encoded by the coding sequence ATGAACTTCGGATTCACGGACGAGCAGCTCGCGCTGGCCGCCACGGTGCGGGACGTGCTGCGGGCGCACTGCCCGCCGGCGGCGCTGCGGTCGGAGCGGCGGCCGGCCTGGGAGCAGCTGGCCGGGCTCGGGTTCTTCGGCCTGCTCCTGCCGCCCGAGAGCGATGGGCTGGGGCTCGGGCTGGCCGACGTCCTGCCCGCGCTGGAGGAGACCGGGCGGGCGTGCCTGCCGGGGCCGGTGGTCGAGACCGCCGTGGTGGCGCCGTACCTGCTGCCGGACAACCCCAAGCTGGCCTCCGGCGCCCTGTGCGTGACCGTGCTGCCGCCGGGACAGGCGTACGCGCCGGACGCCGACCTGGCCGACCTGCTGCTGGTGGCCCGGGACGGCGGGTGGCGCCTGGTCGCCAGGGAGTCTGCACGCGTGGTGCCGAGGAGCGGGGTGGACCCGTGCCGGCCCGTGTTCGAGGTGGCCTTCGACGACTCCGAGGAGCTGGGCGGCCCCGCCGCGCCGGCGCTGCGGCGGGCCGCGGTGGCGACGGCGGCGCAGCTCATCGGGGTCGCCAGGGAGCTGCTCGCGGTCACCGTCGCCTACGCGCGGGTGCGGACGCAGTTCGGGGCGGCGATCGGGTCGTTCCAGGCGGTCAAGCACCAGCTCGCCGACGCGGCCGTGGCGGTGGAGTTCGCCGCGCCGCTGGTGCACCGGGCGGCCCTGTCGGTGGACCGGGCCGCCGGGACCGCCGACCGGGACGTGAGCGCGGCCAAGGCCGCCGCCGGTGAGGCCGCCGTGCTGGCGGCGCGGGTGGCGCTGCAGGCGCACGGCGCGATCGGCTACACCGAGGAGCTGGACCTGCGGTTCTGGCTCGCGCGGGCCTGGTCGCTGTCGGCCGCGTACGGCACCACGGCGGCGCACCGGGAACGCGTCAGAACCGCCGTCCTGGACGGCGACCTGCGGAGGTGGCCATGA
- a CDS encoding TIGR03619 family F420-dependent LLM class oxidoreductase: MKFGVPLGLVHPAAWKDVAVAADELGFESVWLPEHLVFATDLSLAHYPGTSDPGIKPGTPLFDAPAYLCWLAALTSRVRLGTAVQLLALRHPFVSARAFATLDVVSSGRAICGVGAGWYRGEWEAAGVEFRTRGARLDEAIEVVRRLWSEPVVTHSGRFYSFPEVAFEPKPVQRRLPVLAGGESAAALRRAARLCDGWISMPHTLESIKPQLDRLGAGVPVTAHAYALASPDEVPAWAALGVERLIVRPWSRSRDAVSRLAAFAADYGVGDTARGALAGGGDAL, encoded by the coding sequence ATGAAGTTCGGGGTGCCGCTCGGACTGGTGCATCCGGCCGCGTGGAAGGACGTGGCGGTGGCGGCGGACGAGCTGGGGTTCGAGTCGGTGTGGCTGCCCGAGCACCTCGTCTTCGCCACCGACTTGTCGCTCGCCCACTACCCGGGCACGTCCGACCCGGGGATCAAGCCCGGCACGCCGCTGTTCGACGCGCCCGCGTACCTGTGCTGGCTCGCCGCCCTCACCTCCCGTGTCAGGCTCGGTACGGCGGTGCAGCTCCTCGCCCTGCGCCACCCCTTCGTGTCCGCCCGCGCGTTCGCCACCCTGGACGTGGTCTCGTCGGGACGGGCGATCTGCGGGGTGGGCGCGGGCTGGTACCGGGGCGAGTGGGAGGCGGCCGGCGTCGAGTTCCGCACCCGGGGGGCCCGGCTGGACGAGGCGATCGAGGTGGTCAGGCGGCTCTGGAGCGAGCCGGTGGTCACCCATTCCGGGAGGTTCTACTCCTTTCCCGAGGTCGCGTTCGAGCCCAAGCCGGTGCAGCGGCGGCTGCCGGTGCTCGCGGGCGGGGAGTCGGCCGCCGCGCTGCGCCGGGCCGCGCGATTGTGCGACGGGTGGATCAGCATGCCGCACACCCTCGAGTCCATCAAGCCGCAGCTCGACCGGCTGGGGGCGGGGGTGCCGGTGACCGCGCACGCGTACGCGCTGGCCTCGCCCGACGAGGTGCCCGCCTGGGCGGCGCTGGGCGTGGAGCGGCTGATCGTACGGCCCTGGAGCCGCAGCCGGGACGCGGTGTCCCGGCTGGCCGCCTTCGCCGCCGACTACGGGGTGGGGGACACGGCGCGAGGGGCGCTCGCAGGCGGTGGCGACGCCTTGTGA
- a CDS encoding CHAP domain-containing protein: protein MTPEMQKYIELLESQLGYAEKAGAYTKFGNWYGKNVEFDADYSSAPWCDMYLSWAAHKLGYEDWIGQFAWTVSHAEWFKEQGAWGHKPKPGAFVFYDWSGSNSIDKIDHVGIVTRVEGDTIFTIEGNIDGGVAKRKERDTSKVVGYGYPERIKSRLDEEAARQQREAQKKANDQAALQPGPGTDVGALQPSGTELLTSLIPRSEIEEPAQAPETGSSPAKKEPQAAPTAPKDTTGPVTGSVTGPVLGTVAPESPKQPKKAKHAKPATADTTAATAEPLPTHAGASATGPMPAISSPALVGSALVAALALLAVAKTRRLRTAPATAGATAPRPAVNRRRRRRRLEVEVEPVRTSRRTAALQPAATLDALTATAALDAAALDAAALEAFQPAASLDTAALDTAALAPAALDALQPATALDALQPATALDAARPAARAGGRRRRPLDTRPFDLATDAPRRAAVDRLLDEHADLHRHLAGIDPFDAFCASRPTEPAGSGPVEILLDTGPLERFVDTGPFERIVIPQATSAFDAFSRTAGRGGDTAGISDTPDIGATYQGRRRRLGRPADESGTADLPLRGRRHRRPAPTQGVHIGGAQPFAQDAPLAGRRHASAGSPQPHRREDERQLVGSGGTGRAASGHPARSAPSQPGRNAPAQPGRSTPGQPRRRGRHRA, encoded by the coding sequence ATGACGCCAGAGATGCAGAAGTACATCGAGTTGCTGGAGAGCCAGCTCGGGTATGCCGAGAAAGCAGGGGCGTACACCAAGTTCGGCAACTGGTACGGCAAGAACGTCGAGTTCGACGCCGACTACAGCTCCGCCCCATGGTGCGACATGTACCTCTCATGGGCCGCGCACAAGCTCGGGTACGAGGACTGGATCGGGCAGTTCGCGTGGACGGTGTCGCACGCGGAGTGGTTCAAGGAGCAGGGGGCGTGGGGCCACAAGCCCAAGCCCGGGGCGTTCGTCTTCTACGACTGGAGCGGCTCGAACAGCATCGACAAGATCGACCACGTCGGCATCGTGACGCGGGTCGAGGGCGACACGATCTTCACCATCGAGGGCAACATCGACGGTGGCGTCGCCAAGCGCAAGGAACGTGACACGAGCAAGGTCGTCGGGTACGGCTACCCGGAGCGCATCAAGTCCCGCCTGGACGAGGAGGCGGCCCGGCAGCAGCGCGAGGCCCAGAAGAAGGCCAACGACCAGGCCGCCCTGCAGCCGGGTCCGGGCACCGACGTCGGGGCGCTCCAGCCCTCCGGGACCGAGCTGCTCACCTCCCTGATCCCCCGCAGCGAGATCGAGGAGCCCGCCCAGGCCCCCGAGACCGGCAGCTCCCCCGCGAAGAAGGAGCCTCAGGCCGCGCCCACCGCCCCCAAGGACACCACCGGCCCCGTCACGGGCTCCGTCACCGGTCCCGTCTTGGGCACCGTGGCCCCCGAGAGCCCCAAGCAGCCGAAGAAGGCCAAGCACGCCAAGCCGGCGACGGCCGACACCACGGCGGCGACCGCCGAACCGCTCCCCACGCACGCGGGCGCCTCGGCCACCGGCCCGATGCCGGCCATCTCCTCGCCGGCGCTGGTCGGCTCGGCTCTGGTGGCGGCCCTGGCGCTGCTCGCCGTGGCCAAGACCCGCCGCCTGCGGACCGCCCCGGCCACCGCCGGTGCCACGGCGCCCCGCCCTGCCGTCAACCGCCGGCGTCGCCGCCGCCGGCTGGAGGTCGAGGTCGAGCCGGTCCGTACGAGCCGTCGAACGGCCGCACTCCAGCCGGCCGCGACCCTGGACGCCCTCACGGCCACAGCAGCCCTGGACGCAGCAGCCCTGGACGCGGCGGCCCTGGAAGCCTTCCAGCCCGCCGCATCCCTGGACACCGCCGCCCTGGACACCGCCGCACTGGCCCCCGCGGCTTTGGACGCCCTCCAGCCCGCGACGGCCTTGGACGCCCTCCAGCCCGCCACCGCCTTGGACGCCGCCCGGCCCGCCGCCCGGGCCGGCGGACGCCGGAGGCGCCCGCTCGACACGCGCCCCTTCGACCTCGCCACGGACGCGCCCCGCCGCGCAGCCGTGGACCGGCTCCTGGACGAGCACGCGGACCTGCACCGTCACCTCGCCGGCATCGATCCGTTCGACGCCTTCTGCGCCTCCCGGCCGACCGAGCCCGCCGGGAGCGGGCCGGTCGAGATCCTGTTGGACACCGGGCCGCTGGAGCGCTTCGTGGACACGGGGCCGTTCGAACGCATCGTCATCCCCCAGGCGACCAGCGCGTTCGACGCCTTCAGCCGGACCGCCGGCAGGGGCGGGGACACTGCCGGCATCAGCGACACTCCTGACATCGGCGCCACCTACCAGGGACGTCGCCGCCGCCTCGGGCGTCCCGCCGACGAGTCCGGGACGGCCGACCTCCCGCTGCGCGGCCGCCGCCACCGCCGTCCGGCGCCCACCCAGGGCGTCCACATCGGTGGCGCGCAGCCGTTCGCGCAGGACGCCCCGCTGGCGGGCCGCCGCCACGCCTCCGCCGGGTCCCCGCAGCCGCACCGGCGCGAGGACGAGCGCCAGCTGGTCGGCTCGGGCGGCACCGGCAGGGCCGCCTCCGGTCACCCGGCCAGGAGCGCCCCGAGTCAGCCCGGCAGGAACGCCCCCGCCCAGCCCGGCCGGAGCACGCCCGGCCAGCCCCGGCGGCGGGGACGCCACCGCGCGTGA
- a CDS encoding glucose 1-dehydrogenase, with product MGLLEGKVALITGGARGMGAAHVRLFLEEGARVVFGDVLDEEGKALAEETGAGFVHHDVTSVEDWERAVATATELHGRLDVLVNNAGILKFRRISDMSPEDFDRVIGVNLKGTWLGIKSVIDPMKAAGRGAIVNISSIEGYVGAEGLSAYSASKFGVRGLTKSAARELARFKIRVNSVHPGAINTSMAMDPDLMNEVDADAFVKSMVIKRFAKPVEVSHVVAFLASDRASYCTGSEFTVDGGLLTGAGY from the coding sequence ATGGGGTTGCTTGAGGGCAAGGTCGCGTTGATCACCGGCGGCGCTCGCGGGATGGGGGCGGCGCACGTGCGGCTGTTCCTGGAGGAAGGGGCGCGGGTGGTCTTCGGTGACGTGCTGGACGAGGAGGGCAAGGCGCTGGCCGAGGAGACGGGGGCGGGGTTCGTCCATCACGACGTGACGAGCGTCGAGGACTGGGAGCGGGCGGTGGCGACGGCCACCGAGCTGCACGGCCGGCTGGACGTGCTGGTCAACAACGCCGGGATCCTGAAATTTCGGCGCATCAGCGATATGTCACCCGAGGACTTCGACCGGGTGATCGGCGTCAACCTCAAGGGCACCTGGCTCGGGATCAAGTCGGTGATCGACCCCATGAAGGCGGCCGGGCGGGGCGCCATCGTGAACATCTCCTCGATCGAGGGCTACGTCGGGGCCGAGGGGCTGTCGGCGTACTCGGCGTCGAAGTTCGGGGTGCGCGGGCTGACCAAGTCGGCGGCGCGGGAGCTGGCCCGGTTCAAGATCCGGGTGAACTCGGTGCATCCGGGCGCGATCAACACCTCGATGGCGATGGACCCCGACCTGATGAACGAGGTCGACGCCGACGCCTTCGTCAAGTCCATGGTCATCAAGCGCTTCGCCAAGCCGGTGGAGGTGTCCCACGTGGTGGCCTTCCTGGCCTCGGACCGGGCCAGCTACTGCACGGGCAGCGAGTTCACCGTGGACGGCGGGCTGCTCACGGGCGCGGGCTACTGA